A single window of Gemmatimonadota bacterium DNA harbors:
- a CDS encoding aminodeoxychorismate/anthranilate synthase component II has translation MILVIDNYDSFTYNLVQYLGELGADLVVYRNDQISLEEIDDMAPEKIVISPGPCTPNEAGISVALVQRFAGKIPILGVCLGHQSIGQAFGGKIVGAPTIMHGKVSEIHHSGESIFQGLPEPFIATRYHSLVVERDSLPDCLEITAETGDGVIMGLRHRDMAVDGVQFHPESILTGEGKNLLQNFLDA, from the coding sequence TCATTGATAACTACGATTCTTTTACTTATAACCTCGTTCAATATCTCGGGGAACTGGGTGCGGATCTGGTGGTGTATCGCAATGATCAGATCTCACTTGAGGAGATTGATGATATGGCGCCCGAGAAGATCGTTATTTCTCCGGGGCCGTGTACGCCAAACGAAGCGGGGATTTCCGTGGCTCTGGTGCAGCGTTTTGCCGGAAAAATTCCGATTTTAGGGGTTTGTTTGGGACATCAATCTATTGGACAGGCGTTTGGTGGGAAAATTGTGGGCGCGCCGACAATTATGCACGGGAAGGTGTCGGAGATTCATCATAGCGGGGAGTCTATTTTTCAGGGACTACCCGAGCCGTTTATTGCCACGCGCTACCATTCGCTGGTGGTGGAGAGAGATAGCCTTCCCGATTGTTTGGAAATTACAGCAGAGACCGGTGATGGCGTGATTATGGGCTTGCGCCATCGAGATATGGCGGTGGATGGCGTGCAGTTTCATCCGGAATCGATTTTGACGGGTGAGGGCAAGAATTTGCTGCAAAATTTTCTCGATGCAT